A region of the Oligoflexus sp. genome:
AGTTCAGCCGTTTCTTCGAAGACCTCTGCACGCCGGCCGAACTCAGGTCCATGGCGGACCGCTGGCGGGTGGCCAAGCTCCTCGACCAGGGTCTGTCCTATCGCGTCATCAATGAAAAGACCGGAGTGAGCACCGCGACCATCACACGCGTCGCCCGCTCCTTGACTTACGGCACAGGCGGATACCGCATGGTGCTGCAGCGCCAACAGGGAGAACCAAGTGAGCAATAAACAACTTCGTATCGCCATTCAGAAATCGGGTCGCCTGAGCGACAAGTGCCGGGACCTCCTCGCCCAGGCCGGCATCACCTTCGAAGCCCGCACCGACCGCCTGATCGTACGCGCCAAAGAGCAGCCCATCGACCTGATGCTGGTGCGTGATGATGATATTCCTGGCTTCGTCAACAATCAGGTTTCTCAGCTCGGCATCTGCGGCCTGAACGTGCTCGAAGAAAAACTGGGGCGCGTGGCCCAGGGTGAAAGTGATGTTCAGATTATCCGCTCGCTAGGTTTCGGCTACTGCCGCCTCGCGCTCGCCCTGCCTAAAACTGTCAACTATGAAGGCCTGAGCAGCTTCAGCGGCAAGCGCATCGCCACATCCTATCCCAATATTCTGCAGCGCTTCCTCGATGATAACGGCATCAAAGCCAGCATCGTGGAAATTTCAGGTTCCGTGGAAGTGGCTCCATCCATCGGCGTCGCCGATGCGATCTGCGATCTGGTTTCGACCGGCGCGACCTTGGAATCGAATGGTCTGCGTGAAACCACCGTGCTTTTGGAAAGCGAAGCCGTGCTGGTCCGTCCCCGCGCCCAGCTGAGCCAGGATCAGGAAACTCTGATCGCACGCTTGATGGCCCGCTTTGATGGGCTCGGCAAAGCCAAGAACGCCAAATACATTATGATGAATGCTCCCAAGGATGCCATTTACCGTATTTCCCAGTTGATTCCTGGCATGGAAAAACCCACCGTCATGCCCCTTATGTATGACGAAAGCAAGGTCGCCATCCATGCCGTTTGCAAGGAGCATGTGTTCTGGGAAACCATTGAAAAGCTGAAGGAAGCCGGCGCCAGCTCCATCCTGGTGCTGCCCATCGAAAAAATCATTGAGTGAGAGCGGCCATGCGTATCTATAATTGGAGTCAGCTGACACAGGACGAGCAGAGCACCTTACTGAAAAGGCCTGCGTCCTCGTCTTCCGCAGAATTGCAGAGCCGCACGCGCGAAATTCTGAGCGACGTGCGCGAACGCGGGGACAAAGCCCTTTTGGAAATGACCGCGCGTTTCGATAAGGTGAAGCTTGAAAGCCTGCGCGTTCCGCCTCCTAAAATTCAAGAGGCTTTGGAGAACCTGGAACCATCCACGCGTGAAGCTTTGGAAATGGCGCGGGATAATATCGAACGCTTCCACCGGCAGCAGCTTCCGCGGCGCATTGAAATCCCGACCCTGGCGGGCATTCGCTGTTTCCGTGAAGCGCGCCCTATCGAACGCGTGGGCTTTTACATACCCGGTGGTTCGGCTCCCCTGCCCTCCACGGTTCTGATGCTCGGCGTGCCGTCCCACATTGCGGAAAATCCTATCCGCGTGCTGTGCTCGCCGCCCCAGGCGAACGGGGAAATCGATCCGATCGTGCTCGCGACCGCCGCACTCTGCGGGATCGATCAGGTCTATCGAGTGGGTGGCGCGCAGGCCATTGCCGCGATGGCCTTTGGCACGGAATCCGTGCCGAAAGTTGATAAAATTTTCGGACCTGGAAATTCCTGGGTGACCGAAGCCAAGCAGCAGGTTGCATCGCACAGCGAAGGCGCCGCGATTGATATGCCGGCCGGCCCCTCCGAAGTCCTCGTGATTGCGGATGAATACGCCAATCCCACGTTTGTGGCGGCGGATCTCTTATCTCAAGCTGAACACGGCCCGGATTCGCAGGTGATCCTGCTCAGCACCAGCGAAAAAATCGCCAGGGATTGCCTCGCAGAATTGAATCGTCTGCTCCAAAAGCTTCCGCGTCGCGAAATAGCCGCGCAGGCTCTGGCGAATAGCCGCTCTTTTGTGGTGAAGGATATCGCCACGGCCGTGAAGATTTCCGATGCCTACGCACCCGAGCACTTGATTCTTCAGATCCAGGAGCCTGAAGTATGGGCCCGTCGTCTGCAGAACGCCGGCTCGGTGTTTCTGGGCGCCTGGTCACCCGAATCCGCCGGTGATTATGCGAGCGGCACCAACCACGTGCTGCCCACCTATGGTCACGCGCGCGCCTGGAGCGGGCTGTCGCTCGAATCCTTTATGAAACAGATCACCTTCCAGCATCTTTCGCGCGAAGGTCTTGCGGCCATCGGTCCCTCGGTTGAAAAGCTCGCAAGCCTTGAAGGGCTTGAAGCGCATCGTCTGGCCGTAAGCGTGCGCCTGCGACCGGAGGAGAAGTGAATGGAGAAGATACTCTTCATAGATCGCGACGGCACGATCAACACCGAACCGGAAAACTACCAGGTGGACCGGCTCGATAAGATCCGACTCGTCCCGGGTGTGATCCCCGCGCTGCTTCGTTTGAAGCAGGCGGGTTATAGCTTCGTCATGATCACCAATCAGGACGGCCTGGGCACCAGCTCCTTTCCCGAAGCGGACTTTGAAATCTGCCAGAACTTTATTGTGGATCTCCTGGAAAGTCAGGGCATCACCTTTTCCTCCATTCTGGTCTGCCCGCATTTCCGCGAAGCCGGCTGCGAATGCAGAAAACCGCGCGTCGGCATGGTCCTTCCCTGGCTGCAGCGCACGGATTGGAATCGTCAGGCCGCCGCTGTGATCGGTGATCGCGACACCGATATGGAACTCGCGAAAAACATGGGGATCCGTGGCCTTCGCATCCGCTCGCCTTTCGGTGAAGGTTTGAGTTGGGACGAGATCGTCGATGAGCTTCTGCTGGCCGATCGCAAAGCGGATGTGAAACGCGAGACCAAGGAAACGAAGATTCGTGTTGCGGTGAATCTGGATCAGGCGCAGCCGGTCAGCATGAAAACCGGCGTCGGTTTCTTCGACCATATGCTCGATCAAATCGCGCGTCATGCTGGAATCAGTCTGCAGGTGGAATGCCAGGGTGATCTCGTGATCGACGATCATCACAGCATCGAGGACGTGGGACTGGCGCTCGGCCAGGCTCTGAGGCAGGCCCTTGGGGACAAGCGCGGCATTCAACGCTACGGCTTCGCCCTGCCGATGGATGAAGCGGAAGCGCAGGTGCTTTTGGATCTGGGTGGACGACCATTCAGTGTCTTTGAAGCCGACTTTCAGCGCGAAAAAATCGGCGAGCTGAGCACCGAGATGATCCCGCACTTTTTCCGCTCGCTGGCGGAAGCCCTGGGCGCGAACCTGCATATCCGGGCTCGCGGACAGAACGATCATCACATTGCGGAAGGGATTTTCAAAGCCTTTGCACGCAGTCTGCGCGAGGCCGTGAAAAAGTCGGGTACCGATCTGCCATCGACCAAGGGGCTCTTATGATCGCCATTATCAATACCGGAGTTGCCAACCTGCGTTCGGTTGCCAATGCTGTCGAACGTTTGGATCAGCCTTATGAATTGACCACCGATATCGCCGTGATCGAGGCCGCGGATCGCGTGATCCTGCCGGGTGTCGGCCATGCCCAGGCGTCCATGAAAAGCCTGCAGGCGCTGAACCTGATCCCTGTGATCAAGCAGCTGAAGCAGCCCGTGCTCGGCATATGCCTCGGCATGCAGATTCTTTATGAATACACCGAGGAAGGTGATATTCCCTGCCTTGGTATTCTGCCGGGCCGCGTCTCGCGCATTCGCGATTACGGCCTCAGTCTTCCGCATATGGGCTGGAACAGTCTGGAATGGGATCAACCCTCGCCTTTGCTTGAAGGTTTGAAACCGGGCTGCCGCGTGTACTTCGTGCACTCGTTCCGCGCTCCCGTCAATGCCACGACTCGGGCCAGCAGTCATTACGGAGAAACCATCCCCGCTCTGGTTTCGCAGGACAACTTTTTCGGAACTCAATTTCACCCGGAACGATCCGGCGATGTGGGCTCCTTAATCTTAAGGAACTTTTTAACGCTATGAAGATCTATCCCGCCATTGACCTTATGAATGGGCAGGTTGTGCGTCTCGCTCAAGGGCGTTTTGAAGATCGCACCACCTATAAAAAATCGCCGTTTGAAGCCGCGCAGGGTTTTGTTGCGAGCGGTTCGACCTATCTGCATGTCGTGGACCTGGACGGCGCGCGCGAAGGCCGGCCGATGCAGGTTGATCTTCTGCGTTCATTGGCCGCCGAAGTCCCCTTGAAGCTTCAGGTCGGCGGCGGCGTACGGACCGTCGAGCATGTCGAGGCTCTGCTTTCAGCCGGCGTGGAACGCGTGGTGATCGGCAGCCTTGCGATCCAGGATCCGAAGCTGACCAAAAGAATTTTTGAAACCTATGGTGCTGAGCACATCACCCTTGGTCTGGATGTGATGCTGGATGACAGCGGTGAACCGCGCGTGGCCACGCATGGCTGGCAGCAGGTGTCCTCAATCTCGGCGCATGAAGTGCTCGATAGTTATATGGGCATGGGTTTGAATCAGGTTCTTTGTACCGATATCAAACGCGATGGCATGATGAGCGGCCCGAACTTCGCGCTCTATAAAAAACTGCAGACCGAATATCCGCGCCTTTGCGTGCTCGCCTCAGGCGGTATGCATAAGGTTGAAGATATCCGGCAATTGAAGGCCGACGGCGTCGGTGGCGCCATCATTGGCAAGGCGCTCTATGAAGGCACCATTTCACTCGAGGAGGCCCTGCAATGCTAGCCCGCAGAATCATTCCCTGTTTGGATGTCCGCGACGGCAAGGTGGTCAAGGGCGTGAAGTTCAAGGATCACGTGATCCTTGGTGATATTTTGGATCTGGCCCGGCGCTATCGTGATGCCGGTGCGGATGAGCTGGTGTTTTACGATATCACAGCCAGCGCGGAAGGCCGGACGGTATCGACCCAATGGATCGAAGACACCGCCCGCGTGATTGATATTCCTTTCTGCGTGGCCGGCGGCATTCGCAGCGTGGACGACGCGCGCCGCGTTCTGCATTCAGGTGCGGACAAGGTCTCCATCAATTCCCCTGCGATTGAAAATCCGGGGCTGATCAATGCCCTGGCTGATGAGTTCGGCAGCCAGTGCGTGGTGATCGGCATCGACTCCATCGAACAGGATGGCGATTATATGATCTGGAAATATACCGGCAGCGAAAAAACCGCGCAAAGTGCCGGCAAAAAAACGCTCGATTGGATTCGCGAGGTCCAGGATCGCGGCGCGGGTGAAATCGTTCTGAACTGCATGGCGGCCGATGGCACGCGGGCCGGTTACGACATTCGCCAGCTGCAGGCGGCGCGGGACCTTTGCCGCGTGCCTTTGGTGGCGTCCGGTGGAGCTGGCAAACCGCAGGATTTCCTGGATGCCTTCCATAAGGCGCGCGTGGATGCGGCCCTGGCGGCTGGAATTTTTCACCGTGGTGAGGTGCAGATTCCTGATTTGAAAGCCTGGCTGCAAAAAGCCGGTGTGGAGGTTCGTTTATGATGGATATCGCAAGTATCGACTGGGAAAAAGTCGGCGGGATGATTCCAGCTGTGATTCAGGACGATCGCGAAGGCAGCGTCCTGATGCTCGGTTACATGTCGCCCGAGGCTTTGAATACAACGGTCGAAACAGGTCTTGTGACCTTCTACAGCCGGACGCAAAAAAAGCTTTGGACCAAGGGGGAAACCTCAGGGCACTTTCTACGTCTGAAGTCGGTAGCGCTCGACTGCGATCAGGACACGCTGCTGGTGAAAGTCGACCCGATCGGCCCCACCTGCCACACAGGTTGCGCGACCTGCTTCGGTCCTAAGAGTCCATCCGTGAATTTTCTGAATCAACTGCAAGGGGTCATTGATCAGCGCTATGAAGAGCGCCCCGCAGGATCCTACACCACACGTCTCTTTGAGGACGGCGTGCAGCGAATGGCTCAGAAAGTCGGGGAAGAAGGTGTGGAAGTCGCCCTCGCGGCCATGGCCCCGAGTGATGCAGAACTGCTCGGTGAAGCGGCCGACCTGATCTTTCACCTGATGGTGCTTTTGAAAGGCCGCGGGCTGAAGCTGAGTGATGCCGTGAAGGTGCTGGAACAAAGGCACGGGGGCTGAGCCCCCTCTTTCTAGCGCAAAGCTTCCAGTTCCGCGACTTCCTTGGGACAGTGGGTCAGGTTACGATAACCGTCCGCTGTCACGAGGATGTCATCTTCGATTCTTACACCGATGCCGTGCCAACGGCCGTCCGCGTAGGGTGAACCCGGCTGAATATAAATACCGGGTTCGATGGTGATCACCATACCGGCTTCCAATGGCCGGCGTTGGCCCTCGACCACGTAACGCCCTGCATCGTGCACGTTAAGTCCTAGATAATGCGAAACGCCATGCGGATACCAGGCTTTGAAGGTATCGTTCTTCCGCGCATCCTCGTAGCTGAGTTTGATGACACCGAGTTCGATCAGACCTTCGGTCAGCATTTTGATCGTAGCTTCCTGCAGATCCGGGATTTTAACCCCGGGCTTCACCATGTCGATGATGGACTTTTGGGTTTTCAGAACGATTTCATAGATCGCCCGCTGATCATCGGTGAAGTGCCCATCCACCGGCCATGTCCGGGTGATATCGGAAGCGTAGCCTTCATAGGCGCAGCCCGCGTCGATCAAAACGAGGTCACCGGCCTCCAGCTTGCAGCTGTTGACATTGTAGTGAAGGCAGCAGTTATTGCTGCCGCTGGCCACGATGCTGTGATAGGCGGTGAAGGGTGAGCCTCCGCACTTCATTTCGAGTTCCAGCAGAGCCTGCAGTTCAAGTTCGGTCATGCCCGCATGCGCATCCTGCATGCAGCGTTTATGGGCCGCTGCGGAAATGCGATTGGCGGTTTGCATGAGTTCGACTTCATAGGCGTCTTTAATGAGACGGAAATCACCGAGGAAGCCCCAGAAATCGCGGACTTCGAGTCCATCGAACGCGATGCGCTGACGATAGACGATATCATTCAGGATGCGCTCGACGCCTTCGTGATGCTGACGATCCGTGTAAAGCATGGTCGCGTTCTGCATCAGCTCCGGCAGCACGCGCGGCAAATCCGCGATCGAGAAGACCTGATCGAAGCCCAGCTGAGCGGCCCCATCCAGACCGATCATGGGTCCGTTCCAGATTTCGGTGGCAGAGTCGCGGTCTTCGACGAAGAGGATGGACTGCGGTTTGTCCCCGGAGACGAGCAGGACCACGCCCTGGTCTTCCGTATAAAGTCCGCTCAGATAATAAAAGTTGGGGTCCTGCCGATAGCGGAAGTACGAGGAATCATACTTATGAAAGGCCGGACGTGAAGCAGCCAAAAGAAGGCCACCGTTCAGGGCCTTGATAATGCGCTGCCGACGCGCCTGCAAAGCCGCGACTTTTTCTGGTGAAAACTGAACCCGGGCGCCGCTCTTCATATCGCTCTCCTGATCTTAAACGCGGATCACCTGCAAAAACTGCTGCAGGCGCGGATGCTTGGGATTTTCAAAAAATTGATCGGGGCTTGATCGTTCCACGATCTGTCCCTGATCCAAAAACAAACACTGCGTCGACACACGGCGAGCAAAGGCCATTTCATGCGTGACGATCAGCATGGTCATGCCCTGCTGGGCAAGTTCCTGCAAAATATCGGTGACCTCATGAACCAGCTCGGGATCCAAGGCCGAGGTCGGCTCATCGCACAGCAAAACACGCGGGTCGATCGCCAGCGCCCGGGCTATACTCACCCGCTGCTGCTGACCGCCGGAAAGCTGCGAAGGATATTTCCGCAGGTGATCGCCAAGGCCGACTCTTTTCAGAAGATCCACGGCCTTGGCTTCGGCTTCCGAACGCCCGACTTTTTTCACAAGTCGGGGCCCAAGAGCCACATTATCCAGAATACTCAGATGCGGGAAGAGTTCAAATCTTTGAAAAACCATGGCCGTATGCTGGCGGATCCGATGCACGGGCAGCTTGCTCGTTTCGTAGTCGAACCCGCAGACTTCCACGCTGCCGCTTTCTATCGTTTCCAGGGCGTTGATCACGCGCAGACAGGTGGACTTTCCGCTGCCCGAGGGACCGATCAAACACAGGCGATCGCCCTGGAACACATCCAGATCGAGCTGACGCAAAACATGATGCGAGCCATGTGCGCCCTCGAAGGACTTGGACACAGCACGCATTCGAATCAAAGCTTCCATGGGAGCTGCACCTTTCATCGCGCACCGACCCGCAGGCGTTTTTCCAGATAGCGTCCGTAGCTGCTGAGGCTATAGTTCAGCACACAGTAGATGACAGCTATGACAAACCAGGTTTCAAAACTGCGAAAACTCACGGACACCACATTCATGGCTGACTTCGTCAGATCCGTGACCGACACGACCGAGACCAGCGAACTATCCTTCACGAGACTCACGAACTGCCCGACCAGAGGCGGCAGCATACGCCGCAGAATTTGAGGCGCCATGATGGAAGAAGCGATCTGCCAACGGTTCAGACCCATGGCTTTGGCGGCATCCAGCTGGCCTCGTTCAAATTCCACGACGTTGGCGCGGAAAATATCGGCGACATAGGCGGAACAGAAAAGGCTCAGGGTTAAGATGCCCGCGACTTCCGGACTGAGGCTGAAGGCCGTGCCCACGATGAAGTACATCACATAGAGCTGCACCAGGACGGGCGTATTGCGAAAGATATCAACGAAAAGGGTGGCGGCATGCCGGGACACGGGTTCAGGACCGATCATCAGAAGGCCCACGAGAAGCCCGAGCAGGGTGCCGCAGATAATCGAGAGCACGCTGATATAAAAGGTGCCCCAGAGGCCCTGCAGGATAAGGCCGGGAGCATTGGTTTCCGGTTCCCAGATATAATCCAAAAGAAAACGAAAATCCCAATCGTAGTCGAGACTGACGAAGCTATAAACGAGGAGCCCGCCCAGCACTGCGATTAATGCGATGCTGAGCAGGGTGTAAAGCCAGGGTAATGCGCGTGGATGCATGGGAACTCAGAATTGATTGGGGAACTGTTTTTTCCAGGTCAGATCCTGGAACATGGCCTTGAATGCCGCGTCGTAGCCGCCGCTCGATTTCCATCCATCCAGGAAGCTATTGAAGGCATCAATGAGATCCTGATCGCTTTTCCGTGCCGCGAGCCCGAAGTTTTCGCTCGACAGAAGGTCGGGCAGCAGGACGACTTTGCCTTTCTGTCCGCTTTCGTAGATTTCCATGAAGGGCTTGTCATAGATAAAGGCATCTCCGCGTCCGAGCGCAACCGACTGGGCGGCATCGGCTTCCGCATCCATGCGGCGGATCTTGGCCTTTTTCAGATTCTTGGTGGCGAAGATATCACCCGTGGTGCCAAGCTTCACCAGGACCGTGTATTTTTCGTTATCCAGCTCGGCGAGGTTTTTCACCTGGCCTTCGAGTTTTTTGTTGATCAAGATCTTCAGCCCAGCGTTGTAATAGGGCTTGCTGAAGAGCACCATGCGCGAGCGGTCAGGGGTGATGGTCATGCCCGAGGCGATGAGATCGTATTTCGAAGCCATCAGTCCCGGAATGATTCCATCCCATTTGGTGCTGATGAACTCAGCTTTGACGCCCAGAGTCTTGGCAAAGGCCTGCACCATCTCAACATCGAAGCCAACCCACTCATCTTTTGGAGTGCGCATTTCAAAGGGTAAAAATCCAGGTTCGACCCCGATCTGCAGGGTTCCACGCTTCTTAATCCTATCAACAGCGGGGCCCGCCTGCAGTGACGCAGAACCGACCAGCAACACCGATAGACACACGAAAGCTTTCAGTAGATAGCGGCGCATCAATCCCTCTCCATGTGGACCTTAAACAAGCTCCGAACTTAGCGGACACGTGTTTGAAAGAAAAGGATTTTTCGCCCCAAAAAAGCAATTCCCCGGAGGGCTACTCCGAGGAATCATGAAAGGGCACACACGAACGATAGGAGGTCGAACATCGTAAGCTCTGCGAAAGGGCGTCAGACACCTCCTGAGACATCTGACTTTGCAGGGCTTGGTCACACCACCTATATTGCATCTCTCGTACCAGGACTTTTTTTGGGCAACTGTCTGAATTCACTTGGGCTAATTCCGATCTGCACTGCTCAAAACGG
Encoded here:
- a CDS encoding YerC/YecD family TrpR-related protein codes for the protein MSEREAVRIQSGKAPDHWDERYLTELYEALRSVKSIDEFSRFFEDLCTPAELRSMADRWRVAKLLDQGLSYRVINEKTGVSTATITRVARSLTYGTGGYRMVLQRQQGEPSEQ
- the hisG gene encoding ATP phosphoribosyltransferase; the encoded protein is MSNKQLRIAIQKSGRLSDKCRDLLAQAGITFEARTDRLIVRAKEQPIDLMLVRDDDIPGFVNNQVSQLGICGLNVLEEKLGRVAQGESDVQIIRSLGFGYCRLALALPKTVNYEGLSSFSGKRIATSYPNILQRFLDDNGIKASIVEISGSVEVAPSIGVADAICDLVSTGATLESNGLRETTVLLESEAVLVRPRAQLSQDQETLIARLMARFDGLGKAKNAKYIMMNAPKDAIYRISQLIPGMEKPTVMPLMYDESKVAIHAVCKEHVFWETIEKLKEAGASSILVLPIEKIIE
- the hisD gene encoding histidinol dehydrogenase: MRIYNWSQLTQDEQSTLLKRPASSSSAELQSRTREILSDVRERGDKALLEMTARFDKVKLESLRVPPPKIQEALENLEPSTREALEMARDNIERFHRQQLPRRIEIPTLAGIRCFREARPIERVGFYIPGGSAPLPSTVLMLGVPSHIAENPIRVLCSPPQANGEIDPIVLATAALCGIDQVYRVGGAQAIAAMAFGTESVPKVDKIFGPGNSWVTEAKQQVASHSEGAAIDMPAGPSEVLVIADEYANPTFVAADLLSQAEHGPDSQVILLSTSEKIARDCLAELNRLLQKLPRREIAAQALANSRSFVVKDIATAVKISDAYAPEHLILQIQEPEVWARRLQNAGSVFLGAWSPESAGDYASGTNHVLPTYGHARAWSGLSLESFMKQITFQHLSREGLAAIGPSVEKLASLEGLEAHRLAVSVRLRPEEK
- the hisB gene encoding bifunctional histidinol-phosphatase/imidazoleglycerol-phosphate dehydratase HisB, which codes for MEKILFIDRDGTINTEPENYQVDRLDKIRLVPGVIPALLRLKQAGYSFVMITNQDGLGTSSFPEADFEICQNFIVDLLESQGITFSSILVCPHFREAGCECRKPRVGMVLPWLQRTDWNRQAAAVIGDRDTDMELAKNMGIRGLRIRSPFGEGLSWDEIVDELLLADRKADVKRETKETKIRVAVNLDQAQPVSMKTGVGFFDHMLDQIARHAGISLQVECQGDLVIDDHHSIEDVGLALGQALRQALGDKRGIQRYGFALPMDEAEAQVLLDLGGRPFSVFEADFQREKIGELSTEMIPHFFRSLAEALGANLHIRARGQNDHHIAEGIFKAFARSLREAVKKSGTDLPSTKGLL
- the hisH gene encoding imidazole glycerol phosphate synthase subunit HisH — encoded protein: MIAIINTGVANLRSVANAVERLDQPYELTTDIAVIEAADRVILPGVGHAQASMKSLQALNLIPVIKQLKQPVLGICLGMQILYEYTEEGDIPCLGILPGRVSRIRDYGLSLPHMGWNSLEWDQPSPLLEGLKPGCRVYFVHSFRAPVNATTRASSHYGETIPALVSQDNFFGTQFHPERSGDVGSLILRNFLTL
- the hisA gene encoding 1-(5-phosphoribosyl)-5-[(5-phosphoribosylamino)methylideneamino]imidazole-4-carboxamide isomerase, with the translated sequence MKIYPAIDLMNGQVVRLAQGRFEDRTTYKKSPFEAAQGFVASGSTYLHVVDLDGAREGRPMQVDLLRSLAAEVPLKLQVGGGVRTVEHVEALLSAGVERVVIGSLAIQDPKLTKRIFETYGAEHITLGLDVMLDDSGEPRVATHGWQQVSSISAHEVLDSYMGMGLNQVLCTDIKRDGMMSGPNFALYKKLQTEYPRLCVLASGGMHKVEDIRQLKADGVGGAIIGKALYEGTISLEEALQC
- the hisF gene encoding imidazole glycerol phosphate synthase subunit HisF — encoded protein: MLARRIIPCLDVRDGKVVKGVKFKDHVILGDILDLARRYRDAGADELVFYDITASAEGRTVSTQWIEDTARVIDIPFCVAGGIRSVDDARRVLHSGADKVSINSPAIENPGLINALADEFGSQCVVIGIDSIEQDGDYMIWKYTGSEKTAQSAGKKTLDWIREVQDRGAGEIVLNCMAADGTRAGYDIRQLQAARDLCRVPLVASGGAGKPQDFLDAFHKARVDAALAAGIFHRGEVQIPDLKAWLQKAGVEVRL
- the hisIE gene encoding bifunctional phosphoribosyl-AMP cyclohydrolase/phosphoribosyl-ATP diphosphatase HisIE; translation: MMDIASIDWEKVGGMIPAVIQDDREGSVLMLGYMSPEALNTTVETGLVTFYSRTQKKLWTKGETSGHFLRLKSVALDCDQDTLLVKVDPIGPTCHTGCATCFGPKSPSVNFLNQLQGVIDQRYEERPAGSYTTRLFEDGVQRMAQKVGEEGVEVALAAMAPSDAELLGEAADLIFHLMVLLKGRGLKLSDAVKVLEQRHGG
- a CDS encoding aminopeptidase P family protein, which encodes MKSGARVQFSPEKVAALQARRQRIIKALNGGLLLAASRPAFHKYDSSYFRYRQDPNFYYLSGLYTEDQGVVLLVSGDKPQSILFVEDRDSATEIWNGPMIGLDGAAQLGFDQVFSIADLPRVLPELMQNATMLYTDRQHHEGVERILNDIVYRQRIAFDGLEVRDFWGFLGDFRLIKDAYEVELMQTANRISAAAHKRCMQDAHAGMTELELQALLELEMKCGGSPFTAYHSIVASGSNNCCLHYNVNSCKLEAGDLVLIDAGCAYEGYASDITRTWPVDGHFTDDQRAIYEIVLKTQKSIIDMVKPGVKIPDLQEATIKMLTEGLIELGVIKLSYEDARKNDTFKAWYPHGVSHYLGLNVHDAGRYVVEGQRRPLEAGMVITIEPGIYIQPGSPYADGRWHGIGVRIEDDILVTADGYRNLTHCPKEVAELEALR
- a CDS encoding amino acid ABC transporter ATP-binding protein, with protein sequence MEALIRMRAVSKSFEGAHGSHHVLRQLDLDVFQGDRLCLIGPSGSGKSTCLRVINALETIESGSVEVCGFDYETSKLPVHRIRQHTAMVFQRFELFPHLSILDNVALGPRLVKKVGRSEAEAKAVDLLKRVGLGDHLRKYPSQLSGGQQQRVSIARALAIDPRVLLCDEPTSALDPELVHEVTDILQELAQQGMTMLIVTHEMAFARRVSTQCLFLDQGQIVERSSPDQFFENPKHPRLQQFLQVIRV
- a CDS encoding amino acid ABC transporter permease — its product is MHPRALPWLYTLLSIALIAVLGGLLVYSFVSLDYDWDFRFLLDYIWEPETNAPGLILQGLWGTFYISVLSIICGTLLGLLVGLLMIGPEPVSRHAATLFVDIFRNTPVLVQLYVMYFIVGTAFSLSPEVAGILTLSLFCSAYVADIFRANVVEFERGQLDAAKAMGLNRWQIASSIMAPQILRRMLPPLVGQFVSLVKDSSLVSVVSVTDLTKSAMNVVSVSFRSFETWFVIAVIYCVLNYSLSSYGRYLEKRLRVGAR
- a CDS encoding transporter substrate-binding domain-containing protein; this translates as MRRYLLKAFVCLSVLLVGSASLQAGPAVDRIKKRGTLQIGVEPGFLPFEMRTPKDEWVGFDVEMVQAFAKTLGVKAEFISTKWDGIIPGLMASKYDLIASGMTITPDRSRMVLFSKPYYNAGLKILINKKLEGQVKNLAELDNEKYTVLVKLGTTGDIFATKNLKKAKIRRMDAEADAAQSVALGRGDAFIYDKPFMEIYESGQKGKVVLLPDLLSSENFGLAARKSDQDLIDAFNSFLDGWKSSGGYDAAFKAMFQDLTWKKQFPNQF